In Streptomyces longhuiensis, the following proteins share a genomic window:
- a CDS encoding carbohydrate ABC transporter permease — MSDTPENRHRGGSAVRYILLSLGAVAFLFPFYYMVVGSLRGTTVGDLSAAVPSGLTGANYTAVNGAISLGRSLLNSGIMTIGVLVCTLVFGVLAGYALAQLRFRGKAAVFAALLLVQMIPFQLLTLPLYVLVVRDYGLGDNYLGMILPFAINSTAVFLFRQFFSQLPQSLFEAARIDGASELRILWQIALPMARPAVLTALLLTFIGPWNEFLWPFLVTKNADMQPLAVSLASFLSNLQGTVANPAGALLAGACVLAVPAVALFLLFQRHFTSTDIDSGVKG, encoded by the coding sequence ATGAGTGACACCCCGGAGAACCGCCACCGCGGCGGGAGCGCGGTCCGCTACATCCTGCTGTCGCTCGGTGCGGTCGCCTTCCTGTTCCCCTTCTACTACATGGTCGTCGGCTCGCTGCGCGGGACGACGGTCGGTGACCTGTCCGCCGCGGTCCCGTCCGGCCTGACCGGCGCCAACTACACGGCCGTCAACGGCGCGATCTCGCTGGGCCGTTCCCTGCTCAACTCGGGGATCATGACCATCGGCGTCCTGGTCTGCACGCTCGTCTTCGGCGTACTCGCCGGATACGCGCTCGCCCAGCTGCGCTTCCGCGGCAAAGCCGCGGTCTTCGCCGCGCTGCTCCTCGTACAGATGATCCCGTTCCAGCTGCTCACGCTGCCGCTGTACGTGCTCGTCGTCCGCGACTACGGGCTCGGCGACAACTACCTCGGCATGATCCTGCCGTTCGCGATCAACTCGACGGCCGTGTTCCTCTTCCGCCAGTTCTTCTCCCAGCTGCCGCAGTCCCTCTTCGAGGCGGCGCGGATCGACGGGGCGAGCGAGCTGCGGATCCTGTGGCAGATCGCGCTGCCGATGGCACGTCCGGCGGTGCTGACCGCGCTGCTGCTGACGTTCATCGGGCCGTGGAACGAGTTCCTGTGGCCGTTCCTGGTCACCAAGAACGCCGACATGCAGCCGCTGGCCGTCTCACTGGCCAGCTTCCTCTCCAACCTTCAGGGCACGGTCGCCAACCCGGCCGGTGCCCTGCTGGCCGGCGCATGCGTGCTGGCCGTCCCCGCCGTGGCCCTGTTCCTCCTGTTCCAGCGCCACTTCACCTCTACCGACATCGACTCCGGAGTAAAGGGCTGA
- a CDS encoding glycoside hydrolase family 130 protein, with product MSNTTVATDIPYRMVRKGVVMSPLAGEANEVEGVLNPASGRTPDGTLHLLPRLVAEGNVSRVGLAELTFDETGVPSAVERRGVVLSPDEGWERGKNNAGVEDPRITWVPSLGKHVMSYVAYGPLGPKPALAVSENLTDWTRLGPIQFQYQADLDTDLNLFPNKDVVHFPEPVPGPDGEMAYAMLHRPMWDLGWFRPGEGVHLPAGVTDERPGIWISYVPVAEVEADIRALTRPRDHRLLALSEFPWESLKIGGGPAPIRVPEGWLLIHHGVSGSIEDPWAQNQKVSYAAGAMILDPADPSKVLARSDKPLMAPETEEEISGTVPNVVFPTAIEEIDGRLYVFYGMADAHIGVALLERTA from the coding sequence ATGAGCAACACCACCGTCGCCACCGACATCCCCTACCGCATGGTGCGCAAGGGCGTGGTCATGTCCCCCCTGGCCGGTGAGGCGAACGAGGTCGAGGGCGTCCTGAACCCCGCCTCCGGCCGCACCCCGGACGGCACGCTGCACCTGCTGCCGCGCCTGGTCGCCGAGGGCAACGTCTCCCGCGTCGGCCTCGCCGAGCTCACCTTCGACGAGACGGGCGTGCCCAGCGCCGTCGAGCGCCGTGGCGTCGTCCTCTCCCCCGACGAGGGCTGGGAGCGCGGCAAGAACAACGCCGGCGTCGAGGACCCCCGCATCACCTGGGTCCCCTCGCTCGGCAAGCACGTCATGTCGTACGTGGCCTACGGCCCGCTCGGTCCGAAGCCGGCGCTCGCCGTCTCCGAGAACCTCACCGACTGGACCCGCCTCGGGCCGATCCAGTTCCAGTACCAGGCCGACCTGGACACCGACCTCAACCTCTTCCCGAACAAGGACGTCGTCCACTTCCCCGAGCCCGTCCCGGGCCCGGACGGCGAGATGGCGTACGCGATGCTGCACCGCCCGATGTGGGACCTGGGCTGGTTCCGTCCGGGCGAGGGCGTGCACCTGCCCGCCGGTGTCACCGACGAGCGTCCCGGCATCTGGATCTCGTACGTGCCGGTCGCCGAGGTCGAGGCCGACATCCGCGCCCTGACCCGCCCGCGCGACCACCGTCTGCTGGCCCTGTCCGAGTTCCCGTGGGAGTCGCTGAAGATCGGCGGCGGCCCGGCCCCCATCCGCGTGCCCGAGGGCTGGCTGCTCATCCACCACGGTGTCTCCGGCTCCATCGAGGACCCGTGGGCGCAGAACCAGAAGGTGTCGTACGCCGCCGGCGCGATGATCCTCGACCCTGCCGACCCGTCGAAGGTGCTCGCGCGCTCCGACAAGCCGCTCATGGCCCCGGAGACCGAGGAGGAGATCTCGGGCACCGTCCCGAACGTCGTCTTCCCGACGGCGATCGAGGAGATCGACGGCCGGCTCTACGTCTTCTACGGCATGGCCGACGCGCACATCGGCGTCGCCCTCCTGGAGCGCACGGCATGA